The following are from one region of the Archangium lipolyticum genome:
- a CDS encoding chalcone isomerase family protein: MARSGWWAGGWGLVVGLLLTAGVAEARELAGVRVPDSLTLEGRRVSLAHMELKEKLFFKVYIWSLYLEQVSPKQSEVVSANCVKRLQFRFLRDVRRDQLVEAFREGLASNPALRNTPLRDHLEQLLASLRDVPEGGELVLTYVPGGGLHVSGEASHGLTIPGKPFADALFVSWLETHPIFSR, from the coding sequence ATGGCACGGAGTGGGTGGTGGGCGGGGGGATGGGGACTCGTGGTGGGGCTGCTCCTCACGGCGGGTGTGGCGGAGGCCCGGGAGCTGGCGGGAGTGCGGGTGCCGGACTCGCTGACGCTGGAAGGACGGCGCGTCTCGCTGGCGCACATGGAGCTCAAGGAGAAGCTCTTCTTCAAGGTCTACATCTGGTCGCTGTACCTGGAGCAGGTCTCGCCCAAGCAGTCCGAGGTCGTCTCCGCCAACTGCGTCAAACGGCTCCAGTTCCGCTTCCTGCGTGACGTGCGGAGGGATCAGCTCGTGGAGGCCTTCCGCGAGGGACTGGCCTCCAACCCCGCGCTGCGGAACACGCCGCTGAGAGATCACCTGGAGCAGCTGCTCGCCTCGCTGAGGGACGTCCCCGAGGGAGGAGAGCTCGTCCTCACCTACGTTCCCGGTGGAGGGCTCCACGTGAGCGGTGAGGCTTCCCATGGCCTCACCATTCCCGGCAAGCCCTTCGCGGACGCGCTCTTCGTCTCCTGGCTGGAGACGCACCCCATCTTCTCGCGCTGA
- a CDS encoding ATP-binding protein, protein MRNERDLLLRAIAMLEQQRPTLGDEAIEAALVALRARIAALASQVPLERRHVTVLFGDLCGFTAMSERMDPEDVSELMNALWERVDAAIVRHGGRIDKHIGDAVMALWGAGGAREDDPEQALHAALDIQAQLSSFLAGPPEGLRMRIGVHTGPVLLGVVGTLGELTVMGDTVNTASRLEQAAAEGTILISHGTYRHVSGAFDVEPQPPLRVKGKQEPLLVYRVTAARPHAFRRQGRGLEGIWSRLVGREEESRRLRDALSAALSGAGCQRVTLTGEAGMGKSRLLGEFETWLESLPQPPRCLRGRASPEMRRHPNALLRDLFSFHLQLQESDPPSVVRDRMEDAFREALGPEDASRSRAHLAGSLLGFDFSDSPHVKGTPTDEQSRRARGLAALSEYFRALLSREPMVLFLEDIHWADDSALDLLERLLQTLAPERLLVLCTARPELFERRPEWDLDPAHLRLELRPLSPADSHRLVAELLRKVEDIPPALHELVVSRAEGNPFYLEELIQMLLEEGVILEEGERWRVEPGRLTSLKVPSTLSGVLQARLDSLPVHEREILQRASVVGRIFWDEALASMGREGAAPIAVHEALLALQERELIFEQSSPAFAGTREYIFKHAIVREVAYETVLKRERRAFHGRIAEWLLARGGERSREHLGLIADHLEASGQSVRAAVYLRRAGEEALVLFANAEARSFLERALALTPETDQAERYAIVAAREKVHAVMGERRAQRRDLEMMEVLADILGDPRRQAEAALRRALYASEVGELASGVEAVRKAIRLSQETGDVASEALGHLRWGRMLRHHQGDFVGARNHFERSLVLAESARLAHLEVENLLNLSAVIHETGDMATSLAYIQRVLPFCRAMEDRWLEFSALRHLAYVRKSLGQYVEAQVDFEQTLQFSRVIGYRFWECVDRCNLALLHYFQGHASTALELADQALRIGQEIGSTRYQGFAWMTRGHALAALEQAPEAREAYLRARSIRVAARLPHLEMESVAGLAALALTTGEVREALAYVEEILAHLERGGRLDGTEEPFWIRLVCFRVLQAHQDSRAKGVLETTHRHLQDWARRLHDEGLRRSFLGITAHQQILREWQHLAKTG, encoded by the coding sequence ATGAGAAACGAACGCGACCTGCTCCTGCGGGCGATCGCCATGCTGGAGCAACAGCGCCCCACCCTGGGCGACGAGGCCATCGAGGCCGCGCTGGTGGCGTTGCGCGCACGGATCGCGGCGTTGGCCTCCCAGGTGCCCCTGGAGCGCCGCCACGTCACGGTGCTCTTCGGCGATCTCTGTGGCTTCACCGCCATGAGCGAGCGCATGGACCCGGAGGACGTCAGCGAGCTGATGAACGCCCTCTGGGAGCGCGTGGACGCGGCCATCGTCCGGCACGGGGGGCGGATCGACAAGCACATCGGTGATGCGGTGATGGCGCTCTGGGGCGCGGGCGGAGCGCGCGAGGACGATCCGGAGCAGGCGCTCCACGCCGCCCTGGACATCCAGGCCCAGCTCTCCTCCTTCCTCGCCGGTCCCCCCGAGGGCCTGCGCATGCGCATCGGCGTCCATACGGGCCCGGTGCTCCTGGGCGTGGTGGGCACGCTCGGGGAGCTCACGGTGATGGGCGACACCGTCAACACGGCCAGCCGCCTGGAGCAGGCCGCGGCCGAGGGCACCATCCTCATCTCGCACGGCACGTACCGCCACGTGAGCGGGGCCTTCGACGTCGAGCCCCAGCCTCCCTTGCGCGTCAAGGGCAAGCAGGAGCCGCTCCTGGTGTACCGGGTGACGGCGGCCCGGCCGCACGCCTTCCGCCGGCAGGGCCGGGGCCTGGAGGGCATCTGGTCCCGGCTGGTGGGCCGCGAGGAGGAGTCCCGCCGCCTGCGCGACGCCCTGTCCGCGGCGCTCTCCGGGGCCGGTTGTCAGCGGGTGACGCTCACCGGCGAGGCCGGCATGGGCAAGTCGCGGCTGCTCGGGGAGTTCGAGACCTGGCTCGAGTCCCTGCCCCAGCCGCCCCGGTGCCTGCGAGGGCGCGCCAGCCCGGAGATGCGCAGGCACCCCAACGCCCTGCTGCGGGATCTCTTCTCCTTCCACCTGCAGCTCCAGGAGAGCGATCCCCCCAGCGTGGTGCGCGACCGGATGGAGGATGCCTTCCGCGAGGCGCTCGGCCCCGAGGACGCGAGCCGCAGCCGCGCCCACCTCGCCGGCTCCCTGCTCGGCTTCGACTTCAGCGACAGCCCCCATGTGAAGGGCACCCCGACGGACGAGCAGAGCCGCCGGGCCCGGGGCCTCGCCGCCCTCAGCGAGTACTTCCGGGCCCTGCTGAGCCGCGAGCCCATGGTCCTCTTCCTGGAGGACATCCACTGGGCCGATGACAGCGCGCTGGATCTGCTGGAGCGCCTGCTCCAGACGCTGGCGCCCGAGCGGCTCCTCGTGCTCTGCACGGCCAGGCCCGAGCTCTTCGAGCGGCGGCCCGAATGGGATCTGGATCCCGCCCACCTCCGGCTCGAGCTGCGGCCCCTGTCTCCGGCGGACAGCCACCGGCTGGTGGCGGAGCTGCTGCGCAAGGTGGAGGACATCCCCCCCGCCCTCCACGAGCTCGTCGTCAGCCGCGCCGAGGGCAACCCGTTCTACCTGGAGGAGCTGATCCAGATGCTCCTCGAGGAGGGCGTCATCCTCGAGGAGGGCGAGCGCTGGCGCGTGGAGCCGGGACGGCTCACCTCGCTCAAGGTGCCCTCGACGTTGAGCGGCGTCCTCCAGGCCCGGCTGGACAGCCTTCCCGTCCACGAGCGGGAGATCCTCCAACGGGCCTCGGTGGTGGGCCGCATCTTCTGGGACGAGGCGCTCGCGAGCATGGGACGGGAGGGGGCCGCGCCCATCGCGGTCCACGAGGCCCTGCTCGCCCTGCAGGAGCGGGAGCTCATCTTCGAGCAGTCGAGCCCCGCCTTCGCGGGCACGCGCGAGTACATCTTCAAGCACGCCATCGTCCGCGAGGTGGCTTACGAGACCGTGCTCAAGCGCGAGCGGCGCGCCTTCCACGGGCGCATCGCCGAGTGGCTGCTGGCGCGCGGAGGCGAGCGCTCACGGGAGCACCTCGGGCTGATCGCGGATCACCTGGAGGCCTCGGGACAGTCGGTGCGGGCGGCGGTCTACCTGCGGCGTGCGGGAGAGGAGGCGCTGGTGCTGTTCGCCAACGCGGAGGCGCGCTCGTTCCTGGAGCGGGCCCTGGCGCTGACGCCCGAGACGGACCAGGCCGAGCGCTACGCCATCGTGGCGGCGCGCGAGAAGGTCCACGCCGTCATGGGCGAGCGCCGGGCGCAGCGGCGGGACCTGGAGATGATGGAGGTGCTGGCCGACATCCTCGGAGATCCGCGGCGGCAGGCCGAGGCCGCCCTGCGCCGGGCGCTCTACGCCTCGGAAGTCGGGGAGCTGGCGTCGGGCGTGGAGGCGGTGCGCAAGGCCATCCGGCTGTCCCAGGAGACGGGAGACGTGGCCAGCGAGGCGCTCGGCCACCTGCGGTGGGGACGGATGTTGAGACACCACCAGGGAGACTTCGTGGGCGCCCGCAACCACTTCGAGCGCAGCCTGGTGCTGGCGGAGTCGGCGAGGCTGGCGCACCTGGAGGTGGAGAACCTGCTCAACCTCAGCGCGGTCATCCACGAGACGGGAGACATGGCGACGAGCCTCGCCTACATCCAGCGGGTGCTGCCCTTCTGCCGGGCGATGGAGGATCGCTGGCTGGAGTTCTCGGCGCTGCGACACCTCGCGTACGTGCGCAAGAGCCTGGGGCAGTACGTCGAGGCCCAGGTCGACTTCGAGCAGACGCTCCAGTTCAGCCGGGTGATTGGCTACCGGTTCTGGGAGTGCGTGGACCGCTGCAACCTGGCGCTGCTGCACTATTTCCAGGGGCATGCCTCCACCGCGCTGGAGCTGGCGGATCAGGCCTTGCGCATCGGCCAGGAGATCGGCAGCACGCGGTACCAGGGCTTCGCGTGGATGACCCGGGGCCATGCGCTGGCCGCCCTGGAACAAGCCCCGGAGGCCCGCGAGGCCTACCTGCGGGCCCGGAGCATCCGGGTGGCGGCGCGGCTGCCGCACCTGGAAATGGAGTCCGTCGCGGGACTGGCGGCCTTGGCGCTCACCACCGGCGAGGTGCGTGAGGCCCTGGCGTACGTGGAGGAGATCCTCGCGCACCTGGAGCGAGGCGGGAGGCTGGATGGAACGGAGGAGCCCTTCTGGATCCGGCTGGTCTGCTTCCGGGTGCTCCAGGCCCATCAGGACTCGCGCGCGAAGGGAGTGCTGGAGACGACCCACCGCCACCTCCAGGACTGGGCCCGGAGGCTCCACGACGAGGGGCTCCGGCGCTCGTTCCTGGGCATCACCGCGCACCAGCAGATCCTGCGGGAGTGGCAGCACCTCGCGAAGACCGGCTAG
- a CDS encoding immunity 52 family protein, which produces MSERYGIKAYWGHRPESAEECARRAETFFRLLGECHPDFARWYEKSNSARKALQLGFEPTRDTFVSFFGREKYQLGDDGFAFDAWTGHVEQGRGGMVMLACGSKAEFSPNRLWIFFPKESLGQERVVTEPVVSGAMRAVAVAWEPEWAVATADGLWDELSGGSRLGCFVGWMTYFSRERGEVPALPAPVRVEPVEEKGTLVTLTPERLTPSNPEHVALAWRTQKLLEKRGLFHLMVHPSASSCEH; this is translated from the coding sequence ATGAGCGAGAGGTACGGAATCAAAGCGTATTGGGGGCACCGCCCAGAGTCGGCCGAGGAGTGCGCACGGCGGGCGGAGACGTTCTTCCGCCTCCTTGGGGAGTGCCATCCCGACTTCGCCCGCTGGTACGAGAAGAGCAACTCCGCTCGCAAGGCCCTTCAACTCGGCTTCGAGCCCACCCGCGACACCTTCGTGAGTTTCTTCGGCCGCGAGAAGTACCAGCTTGGTGATGACGGTTTTGCGTTCGACGCCTGGACCGGGCACGTGGAACAGGGCCGGGGCGGAATGGTCATGCTCGCCTGTGGGTCGAAGGCGGAGTTTTCACCGAACCGTCTCTGGATCTTCTTCCCCAAGGAGTCCCTGGGTCAGGAGCGCGTAGTCACGGAGCCTGTCGTCTCTGGTGCCATGCGTGCCGTTGCTGTGGCCTGGGAGCCAGAGTGGGCAGTGGCGACGGCGGACGGACTATGGGACGAGCTCTCCGGCGGCAGTCGGCTCGGCTGCTTCGTGGGCTGGATGACGTACTTCTCGCGGGAACGGGGCGAGGTGCCTGCCCTGCCTGCGCCCGTGCGCGTAGAGCCGGTGGAAGAGAAGGGAACGCTCGTTACCCTTACCCCCGAGCGGCTCACCCCGAGCAATCCCGAGCACGTTGCGCTCGCCTGGCGCACACAGAAGCTGCTGGAGAAGCGGGGGCTGTTCCATTTGATGGTCCACCCGTCTGCATCATCATGTGAGCACTAG
- a CDS encoding restriction endonuclease fold toxin 5 domain-containing protein, producing MVKECRSRVGAFGLIVLFLQTACATGFPMGGYLGGGRQRWRVQGVSLRSQEVESHTLAASASGALSADEDLEGAAVEVGGREAGVPVVVADGAGALGQVRHRAWRVSTADEEEDLVGKGVGWPDGVGDGRPFEVPMTLDYHQGFLAQAGVPSTALPEDGRTLAPQQAMELLPHLLSTPLTLGNFGLRRMAAHLLLEVAAGGEVVTRDELHARMRRFSRLLVLRPDGYLVRATTGVAVQKAGQVVLAEDGTLRAGRFEVGPFYAIEGERLFPVDQGLEVPKGARPAGLYEPDDNPALSVAEGAVLAVVDMVEGLYRLVFYTGETLEGLAQLPGAVRQLYEHSPQLWEEFRYKPYAEKVRTVSRLATGAVLAVGTAGAGTAKVAAWGGKLGSLTVPLLSLTGDGLLAVRLVAVPVGSVVTAAAPALSATYVLHMANTGAQGAGGGGWPPVGGPGQWIEDTSSMSEQARDYQAQVTGAPKGWAYRVTRGNDVADFDGFDPKTGTLLEGKARGYQKWFDEDLNPTHDFYEGIGDLVKQARRQFRVAAGRPIRWHVAEPRMVSVLRKHFDADGLHSIEVVYTQPVK from the coding sequence ATGGTGAAGGAGTGCCGGAGCCGGGTAGGCGCCTTTGGGCTCATCGTTCTCTTCTTGCAGACGGCGTGCGCGACGGGCTTCCCGATGGGCGGGTACCTGGGGGGCGGGCGACAGCGGTGGCGGGTGCAGGGGGTCAGTCTCAGGTCACAGGAGGTCGAGAGCCACACCCTGGCGGCGTCGGCATCGGGGGCCCTCAGCGCTGACGAGGACCTGGAGGGTGCTGCCGTGGAGGTCGGGGGCCGCGAGGCCGGGGTTCCGGTGGTGGTTGCCGACGGTGCCGGGGCGCTTGGGCAGGTCCGGCATCGGGCGTGGCGCGTGAGCACGGCCGACGAGGAGGAGGACCTGGTGGGGAAGGGCGTTGGATGGCCCGATGGAGTAGGCGACGGACGGCCCTTCGAGGTGCCCATGACGCTCGACTACCATCAGGGCTTCCTCGCGCAGGCAGGTGTCCCCAGCACGGCGTTGCCTGAGGACGGGCGCACGCTCGCACCCCAGCAGGCGATGGAGTTGCTGCCCCATCTGCTCTCCACGCCGCTGACACTGGGCAACTTCGGGCTCCGGAGGATGGCGGCGCACCTGCTCCTGGAGGTGGCCGCTGGCGGCGAGGTTGTGACGCGGGATGAGCTCCACGCGCGAATGCGGCGCTTTTCGCGGCTGCTGGTGCTGCGTCCGGACGGATACCTGGTGAGGGCCACAACGGGGGTCGCGGTCCAGAAGGCCGGCCAAGTCGTGCTCGCGGAGGATGGCACGCTCCGGGCCGGGCGCTTCGAGGTGGGGCCGTTCTACGCCATCGAGGGCGAGCGCCTCTTCCCAGTGGACCAGGGGCTTGAGGTGCCGAAGGGGGCGCGTCCGGCGGGCCTCTACGAGCCCGACGACAACCCGGCGCTGTCGGTGGCCGAGGGGGCGGTGCTCGCCGTGGTGGACATGGTGGAAGGCCTCTATCGGCTCGTGTTCTACACGGGCGAGACGCTGGAGGGGCTCGCGCAGCTGCCGGGCGCGGTGAGGCAGCTCTACGAGCACTCGCCGCAGTTGTGGGAGGAGTTCCGTTACAAGCCCTACGCTGAGAAGGTGCGCACGGTGTCGCGGCTTGCCACGGGCGCGGTGCTGGCGGTGGGCACGGCCGGTGCTGGCACGGCGAAGGTAGCGGCCTGGGGCGGTAAGCTCGGGAGCCTCACGGTGCCCCTGCTGTCGCTCACGGGCGATGGGCTCCTGGCGGTGCGGTTGGTCGCGGTGCCCGTGGGGAGCGTTGTCACCGCGGCGGCGCCAGCGCTGAGTGCCACCTACGTCCTGCACATGGCCAATACCGGCGCCCAGGGCGCGGGAGGCGGTGGGTGGCCACCGGTTGGCGGGCCCGGGCAGTGGATTGAGGACACCTCCAGCATGTCGGAGCAGGCCCGGGACTACCAGGCCCAGGTGACCGGGGCCCCGAAAGGGTGGGCATACAGGGTCACGCGCGGGAACGACGTCGCGGACTTCGACGGATTTGATCCGAAGACGGGCACGCTGCTCGAGGGCAAGGCGCGCGGGTATCAGAAGTGGTTCGACGAGGACCTCAACCCCACGCACGATTTCTACGAGGGCATCGGGGATTTGGTGAAGCAGGCCCGGCGTCAGTTTCGGGTGGCTGCCGGGCGGCCAATCCGTTGGCACGTCGCCGAGCCGCGGATGGTGTCCGTGCTTCGGAAGCATTTCGACGCTGATGGTCTTCATTCCATCGAGGTGGTTTACACTCAACCGGTGAAGTGA
- a CDS encoding ABC transporter permease, protein MFLNRAAAIILRQFYLLRGSPSRVFPLFVWVAIDIVLWGFITRYLNAVSGSGLDFVPSLLGAVLLWDFLTRVMQGVTMAFFEDVWSRNFLNVFATPLSISEYVGGLVLTSIATSSVGLVVMIIVAGTVFELSLFSYGILLVPFLFVLFLFGIALGIFGSAIVLRLGPSAEWFVWPIPAVVSPFAGVFYPLATLPEWMQVIAHLLPPSYVFEGMRTIVSGGVFSGTTLLWGVGLAVLYILLACWFFTRVYRHAVRTGLIARYSAESVS, encoded by the coding sequence ATGTTCCTCAACCGCGCCGCCGCCATCATCCTCCGCCAGTTCTACCTGCTGCGTGGGAGCCCCTCGCGCGTCTTCCCACTCTTCGTCTGGGTGGCCATCGACATCGTGCTGTGGGGCTTCATCACCCGGTACCTCAATGCCGTGTCCGGCTCCGGCCTCGACTTCGTCCCGTCGCTCCTGGGAGCGGTGCTGCTCTGGGACTTCCTGACCCGGGTCATGCAGGGCGTGACGATGGCGTTCTTCGAGGACGTGTGGTCACGCAACTTCCTCAATGTCTTCGCCACGCCGCTGTCCATCTCGGAGTACGTCGGCGGGCTGGTGCTCACGAGCATCGCGACGAGCTCGGTCGGGCTCGTGGTGATGATCATCGTGGCGGGGACGGTGTTCGAGCTGTCCCTGTTCTCCTACGGCATCCTGCTCGTGCCGTTCCTGTTCGTGCTCTTCCTGTTCGGGATCGCCCTGGGCATCTTCGGCAGCGCCATCGTGCTGCGGCTCGGGCCGTCCGCGGAGTGGTTCGTCTGGCCCATTCCTGCGGTGGTCTCGCCGTTCGCGGGTGTGTTCTACCCGCTCGCGACGCTCCCGGAGTGGATGCAGGTCATCGCGCACCTGTTGCCGCCGTCCTACGTCTTCGAGGGCATGCGGACGATCGTCTCGGGTGGTGTGTTCTCGGGGACCACGCTGCTGTGGGGCGTGGGGCTCGCGGTGCTCTACATCCTGCTGGCGTGCTGGTTCTTCACACGTGTCTACCGGCACGCCGTGCGCACCGGCCTCATCGCCCGCTACAGCGCCGAGAGCGTGAGCTAA
- a CDS encoding ABC transporter ATP-binding protein — protein MPSASKVLSVQELRKQYGDTVAVGGISFDVGRNEIVGLLGPNGAGKTTTINMVLGVLEPSSGTIRIEDVDLSKRRSQALARTNFAAVYAPLPGNLTVQQNLRVFGLIYGVKGLSKRIEELLVQFDLVRFRHVKCGVLSSGEQTRVALAKAMINHPRLLLLDEPTASLDPSTARDIRARIREFATQGEGGVLWTSHNMYEVEEVCDRVLFVSHGKILLEGDPRSLPREHGKATLEELFITVAREPLALEQA, from the coding sequence ATGCCTTCCGCATCGAAGGTCCTCTCGGTCCAGGAGCTGCGCAAGCAGTACGGTGACACCGTCGCCGTCGGCGGCATCTCGTTCGACGTGGGCCGCAATGAAATCGTCGGGCTCCTGGGGCCCAATGGCGCCGGGAAGACCACGACCATCAACATGGTCCTCGGTGTGCTCGAGCCGAGCTCGGGCACCATCCGCATCGAGGACGTGGATCTCTCGAAGCGCCGCTCCCAGGCGCTCGCGCGCACCAACTTCGCCGCCGTCTACGCGCCCCTGCCCGGCAATCTCACCGTGCAGCAGAACCTGCGCGTCTTCGGCCTCATCTACGGCGTGAAGGGGTTGTCGAAGCGCATCGAGGAGCTGCTCGTGCAGTTCGACCTCGTGCGCTTCCGTCACGTGAAGTGCGGCGTGCTCTCCTCGGGAGAGCAGACGCGGGTGGCCCTGGCCAAGGCCATGATCAACCATCCCCGGCTGCTGCTGCTCGACGAGCCGACGGCCTCGTTGGATCCCTCGACGGCGCGCGACATCCGCGCGCGGATCCGCGAGTTCGCCACGCAGGGGGAGGGCGGGGTGCTGTGGACCTCGCACAACATGTACGAGGTCGAGGAGGTCTGCGACCGCGTGCTCTTCGTCTCGCACGGGAAGATCCTGCTCGAGGGCGATCCCAGGAGTCTGCCTCGCGAGCACGGCAAGGCGACGCTGGAGGAGCTGTTCATCACCGTGGCGCGCGAGCCGCTCGCGCTGGAGCAGGCCTGA
- a CDS encoding lytic transglycosylase domain-containing protein, protein MALSPISQNPVACRIPQQDVATARVGGVVQTPSEALSPPGLKGGPGGALGLQQDGFSAGPQRGAQWEQFLQGASAIIETLQVLQALQGSELEGLGESLGLDSESGLSPFADSFSADSKLGTESPGESAPISGDARLGAGMPPALGKFKDSIESAAAKTGVPASMLAAQIWQESRGNLEAVSTNGGNGLTDTGLMQVNPNTFKELQSKYPELQGKNLSDPQTNILAGAYYMKDMKEQFGNWDLALRAYNSGPNGVDRSNPNAIPAGTGDATYVQKVKQFADIISTGNGTLPA, encoded by the coding sequence ATGGCTCTCTCCCCCATCTCCCAGAATCCGGTTGCTTGCCGTATCCCGCAGCAGGACGTGGCCACCGCCCGTGTGGGCGGGGTTGTCCAGACGCCTTCCGAGGCCCTCTCCCCGCCGGGGCTGAAGGGGGGCCCGGGCGGAGCGCTGGGACTCCAGCAGGACGGTTTCAGCGCGGGTCCGCAGCGCGGGGCGCAGTGGGAGCAGTTCCTCCAGGGAGCCTCGGCCATCATCGAGACGTTGCAGGTGCTGCAGGCGCTCCAGGGCTCCGAGCTCGAGGGACTCGGGGAGTCCCTGGGCCTCGATTCGGAGTCCGGGTTGTCGCCCTTCGCGGACAGCTTCTCGGCCGACTCCAAGCTGGGGACGGAGTCACCCGGGGAGAGCGCCCCCATCTCGGGCGACGCGCGCCTGGGCGCCGGGATGCCGCCGGCCCTCGGGAAGTTCAAGGACTCCATCGAGTCCGCCGCGGCCAAGACGGGCGTGCCGGCGTCCATGCTGGCGGCGCAGATCTGGCAGGAGTCGCGTGGCAACCTGGAGGCCGTCTCCACCAACGGGGGCAACGGGCTGACGGACACCGGCCTGATGCAGGTGAACCCCAACACCTTCAAGGAGCTCCAGTCCAAGTACCCCGAGCTTCAGGGCAAGAACCTCTCCGATCCCCAGACCAACATCCTCGCGGGCGCCTACTACATGAAGGACATGAAGGAGCAGTTCGGGAACTGGGATCTCGCCCTGCGCGCCTACAACTCCGGCCCCAACGGCGTCGATCGCTCCAACCCGAACGCCATCCCCGCGGGCACGGGTGACGCCACGTATGTCCAGAAGGTGAAGCAGTTCGCGGACATCATCTCCACCGGTAACGGAACGCTGCCCGCGTAG